The Sulfurihydrogenibium sp. YO3AOP1 genome has a window encoding:
- the gltA gene encoding NADPH-dependent glutamate synthase, whose translation MEKKKVVYRRHDRNNIPLLPPEIRKNTFKEYALGFGHTAAKDEADRCILCKKPPCQEHQGKYGCPVYGDINLWMEQIQNNNLIEAFRILRAKNPFSSICGRVCPQDRLCESTCVLTFKDNGQPVNIGGLERFVGDSIRMSGINWEDLKEPPTGKKVAVIGAGPAGLSAAYFLAKKGHSVTVFEALPFTGGVMRYGIPKPRLDREVLDWEISLIEKLGVEIKTGIKVGKDISLNDLRKQFDAVFIGVGSGRGKKMGIPGEDLKGVYTAISFLMKVNVDYVDDMLAPETDIELPRNKRVAVIGGGFTAADCMYTSIRLGNETHLVYRRTRDTSSARQEEWDHLAEEGAILRWLTQPIEVIGNDKGEVVGLKCIKMELVPDEKGGRPKPVEVPGSEHIIECDAVIMAVGQGDNPLAYKDVPGLKIDKWNNLSTVDKKYRANVEGIFAGGDVVNGGDTVVVAIRHGRDAAESIHEYLMTKEWKYGED comes from the coding sequence ATGGAAAAGAAGAAGGTTGTTTACAGAAGGCATGATAGAAATAACATACCATTACTACCACCAGAAATAAGAAAAAATACGTTTAAAGAGTATGCTCTTGGATTTGGACACACAGCCGCAAAAGATGAAGCTGACAGATGTATTTTATGCAAAAAACCACCTTGCCAAGAGCATCAAGGTAAGTATGGTTGCCCAGTTTATGGAGATATAAACCTTTGGATGGAGCAGATTCAGAATAATAATTTAATTGAAGCATTTAGAATACTTAGAGCAAAAAACCCTTTTTCTTCAATCTGCGGAAGAGTTTGTCCACAGGATAGGTTATGTGAAAGCACATGTGTTTTAACATTTAAAGACAACGGTCAACCTGTAAACATTGGCGGTCTTGAAAGATTTGTAGGTGATTCAATAAGAATGAGTGGTATAAATTGGGAAGACCTAAAAGAGCCACCAACAGGTAAAAAAGTAGCAGTGATTGGAGCAGGACCTGCCGGATTGTCTGCTGCATACTTCTTAGCTAAAAAAGGACACTCGGTAACAGTTTTTGAAGCTTTACCATTTACAGGCGGAGTTATGAGATACGGAATTCCAAAGCCAAGGCTTGACAGAGAAGTTTTAGATTGGGAAATTTCTTTAATAGAAAAACTTGGCGTTGAAATTAAAACAGGAATTAAAGTAGGAAAAGATATCTCATTAAACGATTTAAGAAAACAGTTTGACGCTGTGTTTATCGGCGTTGGTTCTGGAAGAGGTAAAAAGATGGGAATTCCAGGAGAAGACTTAAAAGGTGTTTATACAGCTATATCATTCTTGATGAAAGTTAACGTTGATTATGTTGACGATATGCTTGCACCGGAGACAGACATAGAACTTCCAAGAAACAAGAGGGTTGCAGTTATTGGTGGTGGATTTACTGCTGCAGACTGTATGTATACATCAATAAGACTTGGAAATGAAACACATTTAGTATACAGAAGAACAAGAGACACATCCTCAGCAAGACAGGAAGAATGGGACCACTTAGCAGAAGAGGGAGCAATTTTAAGATGGTTAACTCAGCCGATAGAAGTAATCGGAAACGATAAAGGTGAAGTTGTAGGATTAAAATGTATAAAAATGGAGCTTGTGCCGGATGAAAAAGGCGGAAGACCAAAACCAGTAGAAGTGCCCGGTTCAGAGCATATAATCGAATGTGATGCTGTTATCATGGCAGTAGGTCAAGGAGATAACCCGCTTGCCTACAAAGATGTTCCAGGATTAAAAATAGACAAATGGAATAACTTATCTACCGTTGATAAGAAATACAGAGCAAACGTTGAAGGCATCTTTGCAGGTGGTGATGTTGTAAATGGTGGAGATACTGTTGTTGTTGCAATCAGACATGGCAGAGATGCAGCAGAAAGCATTCATGAGTATTTAATGACAAAAGAATGGAAATACGGAGAAGATTAA
- the argF gene encoding ornithine carbamoyltransferase: MKRDFVSFTDLSREEVLGIIDYAKKLKKDKFADRTLEGKSIGLIFMKQSTRTRLSFEVGVYQMGGQPIYISGSTTQLSRGEDIKDTARVMSRYLDGIVIRTFSHQEVEELAKYGSIPVINALTDYQHPCQVLADLMTIDEEFGSLENKKVAYVGDGNNMANTLLLACALMGMDISVATPPNYEPNSKAVYESVDIAKKTGSKITITNDPKEAVLEADVIYTDVWVSMGQENEKGKKDVFKPFTVNKDLVLLAKPNAIVMHCLPAHKGEEITEDVFEQYSDVIFNQAENRLHVQKSLMSFLFKNR, from the coding sequence ATGAAAAGGGATTTTGTATCTTTTACAGACTTGAGCAGAGAGGAAGTTTTAGGCATTATTGATTATGCAAAAAAGCTTAAGAAAGATAAGTTTGCCGACAGAACGTTGGAAGGAAAATCTATTGGACTGATATTCATGAAACAATCAACAAGGACAAGACTTTCATTTGAAGTTGGTGTTTATCAAATGGGCGGCCAGCCTATATATATTTCTGGTTCAACCACACAGCTAAGCAGAGGAGAAGATATAAAAGATACAGCAAGAGTTATGTCAAGATATCTTGACGGTATCGTAATAAGAACTTTTTCACATCAAGAAGTTGAAGAGCTTGCAAAGTATGGCTCTATTCCAGTTATAAATGCTCTTACAGATTATCAACATCCTTGCCAAGTTTTAGCAGACTTAATGACGATAGATGAAGAGTTTGGAAGCTTAGAAAATAAAAAAGTTGCATATGTAGGCGATGGAAACAATATGGCAAATACTCTACTCCTTGCCTGTGCATTAATGGGAATGGATATTTCAGTTGCAACACCTCCTAACTATGAACCAAATAGCAAAGCTGTTTATGAAAGTGTAGATATTGCTAAAAAAACTGGTTCAAAAATCACAATTACAAACGACCCAAAAGAAGCTGTTTTAGAAGCTGACGTTATCTATACAGATGTTTGGGTTAGTATGGGACAGGAGAATGAAAAAGGCAAAAAAGATGTATTTAAACCATTTACAGTAAATAAAGATTTAGTTTTACTTGCAAAACCAAATGCAATCGTGATGCACTGTTTACCGGCTCACAAAGGTGAAGAAATAACAGAAGATGTATTCGAACAGTATTCAGACGTAATCTTTAATCAAGCAGAAAACAGGCTTCACGTTCAAAAATCATTAATGAGCTTTTTATTTAAAAATAGATAG
- a CDS encoding aspartate carbamoyltransferase catalytic subunit: protein MKDLISIDQLNQEDIENIFKIAKEYKERFKNGEKKFNDLRGYSVLLVFFENSTRTRTSFELAGKILGADTINISASSSSVKKGETLYDTVKTLEAMNADFIVIRHYMSGAANIVAKSVKSHVINAGDGTYQHPSQALLDAFTIVEKKGTLAGLKIAIIGDILHSRVARSDIKLFKKLGGEITVCGPITMLPRHAEVLGADYITTDIEDAIKDKDVVIFLRIQLERQDKPFFSSLREYSIKYGLNQERLNKMKEDAVIMHPGPVNRGIEIQSELVYGDRSLILDQVENGLFVRMAIYKYLKDLEGKV, encoded by the coding sequence ATGAAAGATTTAATCTCTATTGACCAGCTTAATCAAGAAGACATAGAGAACATTTTTAAAATTGCCAAAGAATACAAGGAGAGATTTAAAAACGGAGAAAAAAAGTTTAATGATTTAAGAGGATACTCTGTTTTACTTGTATTTTTTGAAAATTCAACAAGGACAAGAACATCTTTTGAACTTGCCGGAAAGATTCTTGGGGCAGATACAATAAACATTTCAGCATCTTCAAGTTCTGTAAAGAAGGGCGAGACGCTTTATGATACTGTGAAAACCTTAGAAGCAATGAACGCAGATTTTATAGTGATTAGGCATTATATGTCCGGTGCGGCTAACATAGTTGCTAAGTCTGTAAAATCTCATGTAATAAATGCAGGAGACGGGACTTATCAACATCCATCCCAAGCATTGCTTGATGCTTTTACTATCGTAGAAAAAAAAGGAACTTTGGCCGGATTAAAGATAGCAATCATTGGAGATATTCTTCATAGTAGAGTGGCAAGGTCTGATATAAAACTTTTTAAAAAGCTTGGCGGAGAAATTACAGTATGCGGACCTATAACAATGCTACCAAGACATGCAGAAGTATTGGGTGCAGACTACATAACAACAGACATTGAAGATGCTATAAAAGATAAAGATGTAGTTATCTTTTTGAGAATTCAGCTTGAAAGACAGGATAAACCATTTTTCTCAAGCTTGAGAGAATATTCCATAAAGTATGGATTAAATCAGGAAAGATTAAACAAAATGAAAGAAGATGCAGTTATCATGCATCCCGGACCTGTAAACAGAGGAATTGAAATCCAAAGTGAGCTTGTCTATGGAGATAGAAGTTTAATCTTAGACCAAGTTGAAAATGGATTATTTGTTAGAATGGCTATTTACAAATATCTAAAGGATTTAGAGGGTAAGGTATAA
- a CDS encoding DedA family protein has translation MIENFEQFLNSYGYIAVFIGTFLEGEFALLVAGFFIKHGFLAPLPTLIFSILGALVHELIYFFLGRWKGRHFLLGNKYTKRKYRKMKSLIQKYGIFSLFIIRFMYGMRVVPMMLMGAFGFNFYKFLFFNILSLIIWAVLFLYIGYLFGHVATMLFGEAKHYFFIVGMVVAVIGLLIYLISFSYKKIKA, from the coding sequence ATGATAGAAAACTTTGAGCAATTTTTAAATAGCTATGGATATATCGCTGTATTTATAGGTACATTTTTAGAAGGAGAATTTGCTCTACTGGTTGCTGGGTTTTTTATAAAACATGGATTTTTAGCACCATTGCCAACGCTCATATTCTCAATCCTCGGAGCATTAGTTCACGAACTGATATATTTTTTCTTAGGAAGATGGAAAGGAAGACACTTTTTACTTGGAAATAAGTATACAAAAAGAAAGTACAGAAAGATGAAAAGCTTAATTCAAAAATATGGGATTTTCTCTCTCTTTATAATTAGATTTATGTATGGTATGAGGGTAGTTCCGATGATGTTGATGGGAGCTTTCGGCTTTAATTTTTATAAATTTCTTTTTTTTAATATCTTATCTTTGATAATATGGGCTGTCCTGTTTTTATATATTGGTTATCTTTTTGGTCATGTTGCAACAATGCTATTTGGCGAGGCTAAGCACTATTTCTTCATAGTAGGAATGGTTGTAGCTGTCATTGGACTTTTAATATATTTGATTTCCTTTTCATACAAAAAAATAAAAGCATAG
- a CDS encoding pitrilysin family protein — protein MYKKIILIWGLIMALVLAKEVKAKENIIIKKLKNGTTVVIKPREDTQAVAVQVWFGVGSVYEKDNERGLAHFLEHMLFNGTKYTKPGEIEFEVEKKGGSINAATSFDFTYYHIEIASEFWKDALYYLYYMTTEPTLSDEMVAKEKPIVLEELNRHLDDPKNLLWDTYNKLAYKKSNYKHPVIGYRETIENYTPELVRNYFYSYYTPSNKTVVIVGNVKAEQVLKEIEKTFRSVKGKYYKPPEVPLEDPQQEVRREDIRKKQITRAYVAIGWQAPPITDKDSYPLNVLEEILLNGKSSVMYQEIKEAGLVQSIMGGYLAHKGTSQFLIYFVTDENKIEQTKSKIFEIIKRYQEKGFSKEEVENAKKRIINREIFAKEEVDNDAEAIGYSITVTGDVNYDLKYLDRIKKVKKEDLDRVIKALKDNNYTEVRLLPESVPVAQ, from the coding sequence ATGTATAAAAAAATAATACTAATATGGGGTTTGATTATGGCTTTAGTATTGGCGAAAGAAGTAAAGGCAAAAGAGAATATTATCATTAAAAAGTTAAAAAATGGCACGACTGTTGTTATAAAACCAAGAGAAGATACACAGGCTGTAGCTGTTCAAGTCTGGTTTGGTGTTGGTTCAGTTTATGAAAAGGATAATGAAAGAGGACTGGCTCACTTTTTAGAACATATGCTTTTTAACGGAACTAAATACACAAAACCAGGGGAAATAGAGTTTGAAGTAGAAAAGAAAGGCGGTAGTATAAACGCAGCAACAAGCTTTGACTTTACTTATTATCATATTGAAATTGCAAGCGAGTTTTGGAAAGATGCATTGTATTATCTTTACTATATGACTACTGAACCGACATTATCCGATGAAATGGTAGCAAAAGAAAAGCCTATCGTTTTAGAAGAGCTAAACAGGCATCTTGACGACCCAAAAAATCTTCTTTGGGATACATACAACAAACTTGCTTACAAAAAATCTAACTACAAACATCCGGTAATAGGCTACAGAGAAACAATAGAAAACTATACACCGGAATTAGTTAGAAACTATTTTTATTCTTACTATACTCCATCAAATAAAACCGTGGTTATTGTTGGAAATGTAAAAGCTGAGCAAGTTTTGAAAGAGATAGAAAAAACTTTTAGAAGTGTTAAAGGTAAGTACTACAAACCACCGGAGGTTCCGTTAGAAGACCCACAACAAGAAGTAAGAAGAGAAGATATAAGAAAAAAACAGATTACAAGAGCATACGTAGCCATCGGTTGGCAAGCCCCACCTATTACAGATAAAGATTCATATCCTTTGAATGTGTTAGAAGAGATTTTATTAAATGGAAAAAGTTCAGTAATGTATCAAGAGATAAAAGAAGCTGGATTGGTTCAATCAATTATGGGTGGATATTTAGCCCATAAAGGAACAAGTCAGTTTTTAATATACTTTGTAACCGATGAAAACAAAATAGAGCAGACAAAAAGCAAAATATTTGAAATCATAAAAAGATATCAAGAAAAAGGATTTTCTAAAGAAGAGGTAGAAAACGCTAAGAAGAGAATAATAAATAGAGAAATCTTTGCAAAAGAAGAAGTTGATAATGACGCAGAGGCAATTGGCTATTCTATAACTGTAACTGGCGATGTTAACTACGATTTAAAGTATCTTGACAGAATCAAAAAAGTTAAAAAAGAAGATTTAGATAGAGTAATAAAAGCATTAAAAGATAATAATTATACCGAGGTAAGACTACTACCTGAAAGTGTCCCTGTAGCTCAGTAG
- a CDS encoding Tim44-like domain-containing protein → MRKILILLTIFTFLASLTQDSFARAGRGSSTHFRSYKAQDFNRINKPVNNPTNPSNSVNHQPTYNQMPQQKPSFFKSFFSGLLGALAGMVIFSALSHFLGLQFAAGVLGILGLLLLAGLIFFVIRLFRKGEEPVGAFNTNLNYQPYQYDDSQTQAGSLPYINEELILNLTKNIFYDIQKAWSNGDLSPVKNFLTDRMYQYLEEQLKDLKAKGLRNIVENPKIENLEIVHVEEEGDNKVVIVRLDASAIDYTVDSNGNIVEADKYNPVSFTEYWAFVGKALNWKLDDIKQVDDV, encoded by the coding sequence GTGAGGAAGATTTTGATTTTACTGACTATATTCACATTTTTAGCATCACTGACACAAGATAGCTTTGCAAGGGCTGGAAGAGGAAGTTCTACCCACTTTAGAAGCTACAAAGCCCAAGATTTTAACAGAATAAATAAACCTGTAAACAATCCTACAAATCCATCTAATTCTGTCAATCATCAGCCAACCTATAACCAAATGCCACAGCAAAAGCCATCTTTCTTTAAATCGTTCTTCTCAGGATTACTTGGTGCTTTAGCGGGGATGGTTATCTTTTCAGCATTAAGTCATTTCTTAGGACTACAGTTTGCAGCAGGAGTATTAGGAATATTAGGACTTTTATTATTGGCTGGGCTGATTTTCTTTGTTATTAGGCTATTTAGAAAAGGAGAAGAACCGGTTGGAGCTTTCAACACAAATTTAAACTATCAGCCTTATCAGTATGATGATTCTCAAACTCAAGCCGGAAGTTTGCCTTACATCAATGAAGAGTTAATCTTAAATTTAACCAAGAATATTTTTTATGATATTCAAAAAGCATGGTCTAATGGGGATTTATCACCTGTTAAAAACTTTTTGACAGATAGAATGTACCAGTACTTAGAAGAGCAATTAAAAGACTTGAAAGCTAAAGGACTAAGAAATATCGTAGAAAATCCAAAGATTGAAAATCTTGAAATTGTTCATGTTGAAGAAGAGGGGGATAATAAAGTAGTTATAGTAAGGCTTGATGCGTCAGCTATAGATTACACAGTAGACAGCAATGGAAATATAGTAGAAGCGGACAAATACAATCCGGTATCATTTACCGAATATTGGGCATTTGTAGGAAAAGCTTTAAATTGGAAATTGGACGATATTAAACAGGTTGACGATGTATAA
- the tyrS gene encoding tyrosine--tRNA ligase, whose product MLPAEKQLEIIKKGVLEIISEEELLKKLKEERPLIVKAGFDPTAPDLHLGHTVLLQKLRTFQQLGHTVFFIIGDFTAMIGDPSGRDQTRPPLTKEQVLENAKTYKEQVFKVLDPEKTVVVFNSEWLGKMTAEDLIKLSAKYTVARMLEREDFKKRFKENIPISIHEFIYPLLQAYDSVAIKADVELGGSDQRFNLLIGRDIQKEYGIENPQVAILLPLLVGTDGVKKMSKSYGNYIGITEPPEEMFGKIMSISDELMWQYWELLTDLTVEEINKLKEDVQKGILHPMEVKKQLGMYIVERFHSKEDAIRAREHFEKVHSKKEIPEDIPVFKASEITETELFEIIFNLKLAETKAEAKRLIKQGGVKVNGEKITDPMHKPDLARQLIIQVGKRKFAKIIPN is encoded by the coding sequence ATGCTACCTGCAGAGAAACAACTTGAAATCATAAAAAAAGGTGTTTTAGAAATAATATCTGAAGAAGAACTACTTAAAAAATTAAAAGAAGAAAGACCTTTGATAGTAAAAGCAGGATTTGACCCTACTGCACCGGATTTACATCTTGGACATACAGTTTTACTTCAAAAACTAAGAACCTTTCAACAACTTGGGCATACTGTATTTTTTATAATCGGTGATTTTACAGCAATGATAGGAGACCCTTCAGGAAGAGACCAAACAAGACCGCCGCTAACAAAAGAGCAGGTCTTAGAAAATGCCAAGACCTACAAAGAGCAAGTATTTAAAGTGTTAGACCCGGAAAAAACAGTAGTGGTCTTTAACAGTGAATGGCTTGGAAAAATGACAGCTGAGGACTTAATAAAGCTTTCAGCAAAATACACCGTTGCTAGAATGTTAGAAAGAGAAGACTTTAAGAAAAGATTTAAAGAAAATATACCTATTTCAATACATGAGTTCATATACCCACTACTGCAAGCTTATGACTCGGTAGCTATTAAAGCAGATGTGGAACTTGGCGGTTCTGACCAAAGATTTAACTTATTGATAGGAAGAGATATTCAAAAAGAGTATGGAATTGAAAATCCTCAGGTAGCAATACTGCTTCCTCTTTTAGTTGGCACTGATGGCGTTAAGAAAATGAGTAAATCTTACGGAAACTATATTGGAATAACCGAACCACCGGAAGAAATGTTTGGAAAAATAATGTCTATTTCTGATGAACTTATGTGGCAATATTGGGAATTGTTGACAGATTTAACAGTAGAGGAGATAAACAAGCTTAAAGAAGATGTCCAAAAAGGTATCTTGCATCCAATGGAAGTAAAAAAGCAGCTTGGAATGTATATTGTTGAAAGATTTCATAGCAAAGAAGATGCAATAAGAGCAAGAGAACATTTTGAAAAGGTTCATTCTAAAAAAGAAATTCCGGAAGATATTCCAGTGTTTAAAGCATCTGAAATTACTGAAACAGAGCTTTTTGAAATAATTTTTAATTTAAAATTAGCAGAAACAAAAGCGGAAGCTAAAAGACTTATAAAACAAGGTGGGGTCAAAGTCAACGGAGAAAAAATCACGGACCCGATGCATAAGCCGGATTTAGCAAGGCAGCTCATCATTCAGGTAGGGAAAAGAAAGTTTGCTAAAATCATTCCAAACTAA
- a CDS encoding YraN family protein, whose translation MDKTQKGKFFEDKAVRYLESIGYKVLHKNYRSKYGEIDIIAETDNVIVFVEVKGRFTENFGSGEESITKKKIDKIVKTALQFIEENNLQGKDFRFDVVALKGNQIFHLENAFSLE comes from the coding sequence TTGGATAAAACACAGAAAGGTAAATTTTTTGAAGATAAGGCTGTAAGGTATTTAGAATCTATCGGCTACAAAGTTTTACATAAAAACTACAGGTCTAAGTATGGTGAAATTGACATAATAGCTGAAACAGATAATGTAATTGTTTTTGTAGAAGTTAAAGGAAGGTTTACAGAAAATTTTGGCAGTGGTGAAGAGAGTATAACAAAGAAAAAAATAGATAAGATTGTAAAAACAGCACTACAATTTATTGAAGAGAATAATCTGCAGGGAAAAGATTTTAGGTTTGACGTGGTTGCCCTTAAAGGCAACCAAATTTTCCATTTAGAGAACGCTTTTAGTTTGGAATGA
- a CDS encoding peptidylprolyl isomerase, with protein sequence MKKTSILNAFLILLVVLSSTFNNKAKAEDGYQLFDKVVLVVNGEPVLKSDLEFAKNWYNIKDDKEVEEKIINSFLLAQQARKMGISVSPQEVDNAVLNIAKANGINDLETFKKKLEDSGISYSKLKEFLARDMLANRLLHLYMREKASKGIIEGTKEDVKTVRLIFISKNRPDYQEVLSKLDKELNKNNFSEFASKYSDDKFTAENKGLVGEIKKGDLVKELDEAIFSHKAGDIFKVETNEGTYFIYIEKEENKLIPKTEISEKEVEKLKKAYDLLLKKLKEQAVIQRLG encoded by the coding sequence ATGAAAAAAACAAGCATTTTGAATGCGTTTTTAATTCTTTTGGTGGTCTTATCTTCTACCTTTAACAACAAAGCCAAAGCAGAGGATGGTTATCAGCTCTTTGATAAAGTTGTGCTTGTAGTTAATGGAGAGCCTGTTTTAAAGTCAGATTTAGAGTTTGCGAAAAACTGGTATAACATCAAAGATGATAAAGAAGTTGAAGAAAAGATAATAAACTCATTTCTTTTAGCCCAGCAGGCAAGAAAAATGGGCATTTCTGTGTCTCCACAGGAAGTGGATAACGCAGTTTTAAACATAGCAAAAGCAAACGGGATTAATGATTTAGAAACTTTTAAGAAAAAACTTGAAGATAGCGGTATTTCTTATTCAAAATTAAAAGAATTTTTAGCAAGAGATATGCTTGCTAACAGACTGCTTCATCTATACATGAGAGAAAAAGCATCAAAAGGTATCATTGAAGGCACTAAGGAAGATGTTAAAACAGTAAGACTTATATTTATCTCAAAAAATAGACCGGACTATCAAGAAGTTTTATCAAAGCTTGATAAAGAATTAAACAAAAATAATTTTAGTGAGTTTGCATCTAAATATTCGGATGATAAATTTACTGCTGAAAATAAAGGTTTGGTCGGGGAAATCAAAAAAGGAGACCTTGTTAAAGAACTTGACGAAGCGATCTTTTCACACAAAGCAGGGGATATTTTTAAAGTTGAAACAAACGAAGGAACGTATTTTATTTATATAGAAAAAGAAGAGAATAAACTCATTCCTAAAACTGAGATAAGCGAAAAAGAAGTAGAAAAGCTTAAAAAAGCATACGATTTATTATTGAAAAAACTTAAAGAGCAGGCTGTAATTCAAAGGCTTGGATAA
- a CDS encoding DUF29 domain-containing protein → MKAAKDLQDLKQLYNKDFYQWIMENVELLKNKEFDLVDWENVIEELESMGRSELSSAISFMTVILEHLYKYEHFRDNNTMGNGWVKSILNSRYRLIKIFDKNPSLKKKAEESIQEAWEDSIKKIITWFKYPENKILAKKYFDKLPTEQDFPKKCPYTFQQILEYEPWIEN, encoded by the coding sequence ATGAAGGCAGCTAAGGATTTACAAGATTTAAAACAGTTATACAACAAAGATTTTTACCAATGGATTATGGAAAACGTGGAATTACTAAAAAACAAAGAATTTGACTTAGTGGACTGGGAGAATGTGATCGAGGAGCTTGAGAGCATGGGTAGAAGCGAGCTTAGCAGCGCAATCAGTTTCATGACTGTAATTTTAGAACATCTTTATAAATATGAGCATTTTAGAGATAATAATACAATGGGTAATGGCTGGGTAAAAAGTATCTTAAATTCAAGATATAGACTAATTAAGATTTTTGATAAAAACCCATCATTAAAGAAAAAAGCCGAAGAAAGCATTCAAGAAGCATGGGAAGACTCAATCAAAAAGATAATTACTTGGTTTAAATATCCAGAGAACAAAATCTTAGCTAAAAAATATTTTGACAAATTGCCAACAGAGCAAGATTTTCCAAAAAAATGTCCATACACTTTCCAGCAAATTTTAGAATATGAACCATGGATTGAAAATTAA